The genomic region AAAGCCAAGTGTTTTACATGTTGCAAGAAGTACTGCAAATCTTGGAGTTTATTCACTCGCACGGCTTAATTCATCGCGATATCAAGCCGAATAACTTGCTCAGGCGCAAGCACGATCGCCGTCTGGTGCTAATTGATTTTGGCTCGGTTAAACAAGCATGGACGCAGGTTGTGACGCTGCAAGGGCAGAAGATCAATACGTTTTCCATTGGCTTACCAGCAACAATTACAATCGGCACTCCTGGCTACATGCCTACGGAACAAGAACGAGGCAAGCCGCGCCCTAACAGTGATATCTATGCTTTGGGGATAGTGGCAATTCAAGCTTTAACAGGCATTCATCCGACTCAGCTAGATACCGATCCAGATACCTGTGAAATTCTTTGGCGACACTATCGTAAAATCAGCCCCGAACTAGCGCAAACTATAGATAACATGGTGCGCTACGGCTTTAAAGATCGCTACCAATCTGCAACCGAAGTCTTAGCAGCCCTAGAACCTTTGGCAAATCGGTATCAACCCGTGCTGCATTATGGTTTTCACGAATTACAAGGGACTCAGGTTCAGATACCCACAGTAGCGCAAGATTCGCACTCTTTACTGGGTGAAGAAGAAACTGTTTCTTATAGCTGGGGCGATCGCCCACAATTACAAATACCAGCTAAAACTGGCAAAGCTACAGCTGCAATTTTAGCCAAAAGATCGACTTCCTTACTCGATTTAGGAATTGGCGCGATCGCTTTAGCGACTTTACTCGTAGGTATCTATTTCGCCTCCCACTCCCCCACACCAGCCTTCAAACCAGAAAAGTATCCTGTATCAATTCCCTTGAAAAGTAGCTAGTACAAGAAGTCAAAAGTCAAAAGTCAAAAGTCAAAAGTCAAAAGTCAAAACCTAAAATTTAAAAATTCGTAGGGGCGGGTTTAGCGAGAATCCCTCATCATGAACGAAGATCGTTTGCCAAAACCCGCCCGTACACAAGTTAAAAAGCTGTGACTTAGTGGTGATTTGTTTTTGCCATGCTGCGCTACTCATCTTTCTCTG from Scytonema millei VB511283 harbors:
- a CDS encoding serine/threonine-protein kinase, with amino-acid sequence MLGKLLEGRYQVMQVLSAGGFCQTYLAQDTHISNRPTCVVKHLKPANSSPNALQTLRWLFTGEAQALEKLGCHNQIPRLLDHFEENQEFYLIQEFVQGHTLSAELQPGKPWSESQVFYMLQEVLQILEFIHSHGLIHRDIKPNNLLRRKHDRRLVLIDFGSVKQAWTQVVTLQGQKINTFSIGLPATITIGTPGYMPTEQERGKPRPNSDIYALGIVAIQALTGIHPTQLDTDPDTCEILWRHYRKISPELAQTIDNMVRYGFKDRYQSATEVLAALEPLANRYQPVLHYGFHELQGTQVQIPTVAQDSHSLLGEEETVSYSWGDRPQLQIPAKTGKATAAILAKRSTSLLDLGIGAIALATLLVGIYFASHSPTPAFKPEKYPVSIPLKSS